The region GTAAGGAGCCGGATACGCAGACGACTCAATGGGCGACCGGCATCCGCGCGTGCACCCTATGCCCTATTTGGCTCTCTTTCTTCCATTTTCGTGGTGACTATGACTAGATTCGCAATGAGTCATATTTACATCTACTTCGACAGTAGATGTACCGTCGTGAGCACCGAGCCCGAATCAGCATCGCTTCGAGGGGACAAGCAATGGCAGATTTCTCCCGCCTCCCGGGCCCGAACGCAGACCTCTGGGACTGGCAGCTGCTCGCCGCCTGCCGCGGCGTGGACAGCTCGCTCTTCTTCCATCCCGAGGGTGAGCGTGGAGCGGCCCGTAGCGCGCGTGAGACATCGGCGAAGGAGGTCTGCATGCGCTGCCCGGTACGGGCCGAGTGCGCGGCGCATGCGCTGGCCGTCCGTGAGCCCTACGGGGTGTGGGGCGGCCTGACGGAGGACGAACGCGAGGAACTCATGGGCCGGGCCCGTCACCGGCTGATCCCCGCGTCCTCCATGACCGGTCCCGCGGGCGTCTCCGGCGCCTGAGACTTCGGGAGCGCATCGCCCCTGAAGAAACGTTCCTGCATGGCTGCACGACCGCAGCCCGCAGGAGAGGCGGGGGCTCCTTTTGTGTCGCGGCCCTTCACGTCCCCTCGCGCCGCGTCCCGCGCGTCCCCCGTGTCCCCTTCCCGCGTCGCCTTCGCGTCCCCTCGCGCCCTCAGCGCCCCGCGGCATCCGCCAGCCGGTCGAGCGTCGCCTCGACGGCGGGGACCTGCGCCAGGTCCGGCAGCGTGAGCGCGACGATCTCGCGGTGCACGGCGGGCTCCATCCGTATCGCCGTGGCCCCCTTGGGGCGTACCGACTCCAGGGTGAGCTCCGGCAGCGCGGCGACGCCCAGGCCCGCGCCGACCAGGCCGATCACCGCCGGATAGTCGTCCGTCGCGAAATCGATGCGCGGGGTGAAGCCCGCGCTCTCGCAGACCTCCACGAGATGCCTGCGGCAGCGGGGGCAGCCCGCGATCCAGGCCTCGTCGGCCAGCTCGGCGAACTGCGCGGTGCCGGCCTTCGCCAGCCGGTGACCGTCCGGCACCAGGCCGACCAGCCGGTCCGCCAGGATCGGGCGGACCACCAGGTCGTCCCACTCCGCCCCGGCCGCCGGGTCCGCGCCGCGCACCTCCGGATAGCGGAAGGCCAGCGCGATCTCGCAGTCGCCGTTGCGCAGCATCTCGATGGAGCGCGGCGGCTCGGCCTCGACCAGGGAGACGCGGGTGCCGGGGTGGGCGGCGCGCATCTTCGCCAGGGCGGTGGGCACCAGCGTCGAGCTGCCGGAGGGGAAGGACACCAGCCGCACCCGCCCCGCGCGCAGGCCCGCGATGGCCGCGATCTCCTCCTCGGCCGCGGTGAGCCCGGCCAGGATGCCCACGGCGTGCCGTACGAGCGCCTCACCCGCCTGGGTCAGCCGCATCTCGCGGCCGGCGCGGACCAGCAGCGGGGTGCCGGCGGACTGTTCCAGGGCCTTCATCTGTTGGCTGACGGCCGGCTGGGTGCAGCCCAGTTCGCGCGCGGCGGCGGAGAACGAGCCGGTCCTGGCGACGGCACGCAGCACACGGAGATGACGGGCCTCGATCATGCCTCAAGCATAAGCGAGTCTTGGGTTGACCGGGAAAAATAGAGTCGATGCTTTTGGGAAGGAGAGCTAGCGTGGGACGGGATCGAGAACATGCGTGATCGGGGACGCCCCCGACGGGACTTCCCACGGACCACGCCGATCGAGCGACGGAGCACCGTTATGAAGCTGCTGACCGTGAACCTGGGGCGGCCCACCCCGTCCGAGCACACCGACGCCGAGGGCGGCACGGGCATCGACAAGCGGCCCGTGGACGGCCCGGTGGCGGTCACCGCCCCCGGCCCCCACGGCACCGCGGGCAGCGGGCTGGCCGGTGACGCGGTGGTCGACCTGCGCCACCACGGCGGCGACGACCAGGCCGTCTACGCCTACGCGCGCGAGGACCTGGACGAATGGCAGCGGGAGCTGGGCCGCGAGCTGCCCAACGGGTACTTCGGCGAGAACCTCACCACGTCGGGCGTCGAGGTCACCGGCGCCCGGATCGGCGAACGCTGGCGGGTCGGCCCGCGGCTGCTGCTGGAGGTCACCTCACCGCGCACCCCCTGCCGTACGTTCCACGGCTGGATGGGCGAGCACGGCTGGATCAAGCGGTTCACCCAGGCTGCGGTGCCCGGCGCGTATCTACGGGTGATCGAGCCGGGCGAGATCCGCGCGGGGGACGCCGTCGACGTGGTGTACCGCCCGGATCACGAGGTGACGATCGGTCTGACCTTCCAGGCCCTGACCAGCCGACGGGAGCTGATGCCGCGGCTGCTGGAGGCGGGCGAGGCGCTCCATGAGGAGGCCCGGCGCAAGGCGTTGAAGTACGCGGCACAGCAGGGGCGTTGAGCCGCGGGAGTGTCGCGCGCCGACTCCGGGGGCCGGCCGGGGCGGCCCGCGGCTGCCGGGCGGCGAGGGGTCGCGCAGGCGGTGGGCAGTGGGCCCGGCGGCCCGGTCGCCGGCGGGCCGGACGGCCCGGCCGCGCCGCCGGGGGGAGGGGCGCGGGCGTCGTGCCCCGGGCGGATAGCGTGCCCGTATGACGACTGCATTGATCACGGGAGCGACGGCGGGCATCGGGGCGGCGTTCGCCCGGCGGCTCGCGAGTGACGGCCACAGCGTGGTGCTGGTCGCGCGCGACGAGAAGCGACTGCACGAGCAGGCCACCGAGTTGCACGACCGGCACGGCATCGAGGCCGAGGTGCTGAGCGCCGATCTGGCCACCGAGGAGGGCATCGCCGCCGTCGAGGCGCGGCTCTCGGACACCAAGCACCCGGTGGATCTGCTGGTGAACAACGCCGGATTCGGCAACAAGGGCGAATACCTCGAAGTCTCGATGGCCGACGAGCTGACGATGCTGAAGGTGCACTGCGAGGCGGTGCTCCGGCTGACCACGGCCGGGGTGCGCGGGATGCGGGACCGCCGGCGGGGCGCGGTGGTCAATGTGGCGTCGGTGGCGGCGTTCGTGCCGCGCGGCACCTACGGCGCGAGCAAGGCGTGGGTCGTGCAGTTCACCCAGGGCGCCGCGCGGGATCTGGCGGGCAGCGGCGTCCGGCTGATGGCGCTGTGCCCGGGGTTCGTGCGGACCGAGTTCCACCAGCGGGCCGGGATGGGGACGGACAACATCCCCGGATGGATGTGGCTGGACGCGGACAAGCTGGTCGACGCCGCGATGAAGGATCTGACGCGGGGGAAGTCCCTCTCCATTCCGGACCCGCGGTACAAGGCGCTCATGGGTGCCGTGAAGCTGGCGCCCCGTGGGGTGCTGGGCGGTATGACGTCCCGTACCGGCCGTAAGTACGGGCCTCGCTGACGTGGTGTGACGTCCCGCGGCGCCGGGGGCCGGCGCCGCGTTGGTGTGCCCTTCCGCTTCGAGGGCTCCCGGGGCCGTGGTGGCGGGCGGCCCCCACGGCCCGGCCTGGGCAACTGCCGCTCACGCCCCGGCCCCCGGCCCCTCCCGCCCGTCGCCTCCCGTGGGCGGGAGGGACAGGACCAGGTGAGCACGGGTGCCGTCCTGCCAGGTGACATGGATGTCGTGGCCCGTCAGGCGAAGGGCCGCCAGGGTATGTACGGGGGCGGGGTCGGGCTCTCCCGTCAGAGAGACCAGGGCCACGAAGAGGGCGCCCCCGGGACCGGAGGTGATGCGGCCCTCCAGGACGGCGGTTTCGGTGCCGGGGCCGAAGAGGGTGCTTCCCGTCGGGGTTCGGCGCGGCGGGGTGTCGTAGCCGTGGACGCCATGGAGTTGGGCGGTGGGGCCGTCGGGCGTGGTGGCCCAGCCCGTCTGGCGTACCCGGGTGCCGGGGGCGGCGCCGGTGACCAGGTGGGCGCGGAGTTCGGCGCGGCCGTGGACGAGGGTGGCGGACAGGATGCGGAGGCCCGGGAGAGCGCTGCCGTCGGCATGACGGGGTGTGTGGGTGGAGGAGACCCAGCCGGGGCCGGTGGCGTGCGGGGTGGCGGGGCCGCGGGTGGTGGGGCGGCCGTCGAGGAGCAGGCCGAAGTGGTTGTCGGGCAGGGACCGGCCGTCGGCGGTGGGCGCTGTGGGGCCGGTGCGGGTGGAGTAGGCGAAGCGGGCGTAGTACGGGTCGGGGGCGGCGCGGGTGGAGTTGCTGCCGTGGTTGTGGAGGCGGACCAGGCCGTCGGAGGCGGTGGACTGCAGGAGCAGGCCGGTGCGGCCGAGGGGGCGGGCGGTGTCCGCGGTTTCGGCGGGGAGCGGGGCCTCGGGGGCGGTCCAGGCGGGGTGATCTGCGGGGAGCAGGAGGCCGAGGAAGCCCTTGGCCGCCCAGTAGGGGGAAGCCGGGCCCGAGTAGCTCTGGAGCATCGGTGCGTAGGGGCCGTACCAGCCGAGCGGTAGCAGGCCCGCCTCGGTGACGGCGCCCCGGTCGAGGAAGTGGCGCAGGGCCCCGGAGGCGAGGCGGCGGGTCGCACCGGGGGCGAGCGGGGTGTGGCCGGTGAGGGCGCCCAGCCACGGGGCGGCGGTGGCGGCGAAGCGGTAGGTGAGGGAGCGGCCGAACGGCAGGGGCGCGCCGTTGGCGTCGAAGAGCCGGGTACAGCTGTCCAGTTGGGCGCTCAGGCGGGCGCCGTAGGTGGCCAGGAGCGTCCGGTCGGCGGCGAGGTGGGCGTGCAGGACCGGGTAGAAGTGCAGCGCCCAGGCGTTGTAGTGGTCGAAGGCGCGGTTGTCGCCGTCCGAGTACCAGCCGTCGCCGCGGTACCAGTCCTCGATACGGGCCAGCGCACGGTCGATGGCGGCCCCGGCGCGTACGGTCTCGATGCCCACGTCGGCGAGGAAGCCGCCGACGGTGAGGCCGAAGAGCCACCAGTTGTTGTCGACGGGGGAAGGACCGAGGGCGGGCAGCAGCCACTCGACGAGACGGGCGCGGACCTCGTCGTCGAGGTGGTCCCACAGCCAGGGGCGGGTCAGGCGCAGGCCGAGGGCGACCGAGGCGGCCTCGACGCGGGCCTGGCGGACGGCGTCGATACGGGGCCAGGAGTCGGGGTCGGTGCCCGTCGACGCGGGTGCGGACGTGGGGCTCCGGGTGCCCGCGGCCAGGCCTTCGGCGTAGCGGGAGAGGTGGGCGTGCGGGTCGTGGCCGTTGTCGCCGGCGACTCTGAGGGCGGCGAGCAGGAACGTGCGGGCGAAGCCTTCGAGGCCGTCCGAACGGGGACCGGAGGAGCTGGGGCGGGCCCCGGGGAAGGCGATCAGGCCGTTCCGGGGCGACGCGTAGGGGGCCGTGGCGCGGAGCAGTCCGTCGGCCGTCGCCTCCCAGTGCGCGCGGGTCCAGCCGGTGTAGGCGCTGCGGCGGCGGTCCTCGGGCGGGAGGGGGAAGGGGAGCGACACGGGCGGGTGGGGTGGGTGGTGCCGAGGGTGCCTGTGGGGTGGGAGGTGGGGCTCGGCGTGCGGCGCGGACATGGCTTCCCCCTGGGACGGTGGGCGGCGGCCGGGCGACGGCATCCTTCAACCGCGGCCGACGGCACGTCAATCGCCGCGCACGGGGAGGGCGTCGAACGGCCGGCCGGCAGGGCATCGACGACCGGTTCACCGGGCATCGAACGACCGGTTCCCGGGAAAGCCCGTCTCGTCACCGACGGCGATGCAGGGCGACGGATCACCACGGCCCGCCACCACAGGCTTCCCGGCAGGAGCGCTGATGACCACCAGGCACCCCACCCCCGACCCCACCCCCGACCGCGCCTCCGGACCGGCAAAGGAGCCCGCCGGCCGGCGGCCCACCGTGCTGCTGGCGATGGGCCCCGGCATCGCCGGCCGGCTCCTCGACGCCCGCCACCGCGACCGCCTCACGGCCCTCGCCCGTACCGATCCCCGCCTCGTCGCGCACGAGCTGGCCGCCCCCACCCCGGAGGTCGCCGCCGCCCTCGCCGACGCCGAGGTGCTCCTCACCTGCTGGGGAGCCCCGCCGCTCACCGGCCGGGTGCTGGACGCGGCCCCACGGCTGCGCGCCGTCGTGCACGCCGCCGGATCGGTCAAACACCACCTCACTGACGCCTGCTGGGAGCGCGGTCTCACGGTCTCCTCGGCCGCCGCCGTCAACGCGCTCCCGGTCGCCGAGTACACCCTCGCCGCGATCCTCTTCGCCAACAAGCGCGTACTGCACTCCGCCCACCGCTACCGCGGCCTGCGCGCACCCCACGACTGGCACGAGGAACTCGCCGCCGCCGGCAACTACCGCCGCACCGTGGGCGTCATCGGCGCCTCCCGCATCGGCCGCCGCGTCATCGAGCTGCTGCGCCCGTTCGAGCTGCGCGTCCTGCTGCACGACCCCTACGTGACCGACGCCGACGCCGCCCGGCTCGGCGTGCGGCCGGTCCCCCTCGACGTGCTCTGCGCCGGCAGCGACGTGGTCACCGTGCACGCCCCGCAGCTGCCCGCCACCCGCCATCTGCTCGGTGCCCGCGAACTGGCGCTGCTGCCCGACGGCGCGACGCTGGTCAACACCGCCCGCGGCTCCCTGGTCGACGAGACGGCCCTGCTCGCCGAGCTGGTCTCCGGCCGCCTGCACGCCGTCCTCGATGTCACCGAGCCCGAACTCCCGCCTGCCGGCTCGCCGTTGTACGAGCTGCCGAACGTCCTGCTCACCCCCCACGTGGCGGGCTCGCTGGGCACCGAACTCCACCGCCTGGCCGACCACGCCCTCGACGAACTCGAACGCTACGCCCGGGGCCGCCCGTTCACCGGTCCCGTACGACCGGAGCACCTGGGCCGCTCGGCGTGACCGAACCCGGCCGGGCCCACCGCGGACACACGCACAGCCCGGCCGCACACACGAAAGACCCGGCCCCCGCACACCGCGGGGACCGGGTCTCGTACGTCAGGCAGCCTGCTGCCCGGCGTGATGCGTCAGTGCGCGTGCCCGTGGCCGTGACCGGCCTCGGCAGCGTCCTCCTCGGCGGGCTTCTCGACGACCAGGGTCTCGGTCGTCAGCAGCAGCGAGGCGATCGACGCGGCGTTCTCCAGGGCGGAGCGGGTGACCTTCACCGGGTCGATGACGCCGGCCTTGACCAGGTCGCC is a window of Streptomyces caniferus DNA encoding:
- a CDS encoding hydroxyacid dehydrogenase, with the protein product MGPGIAGRLLDARHRDRLTALARTDPRLVAHELAAPTPEVAAALADAEVLLTCWGAPPLTGRVLDAAPRLRAVVHAAGSVKHHLTDACWERGLTVSSAAAVNALPVAEYTLAAILFANKRVLHSAHRYRGLRAPHDWHEELAAAGNYRRTVGVIGASRIGRRVIELLRPFELRVLLHDPYVTDADAARLGVRPVPLDVLCAGSDVVTVHAPQLPATRHLLGARELALLPDGATLVNTARGSLVDETALLAELVSGRLHAVLDVTEPELPPAGSPLYELPNVLLTPHVAGSLGTELHRLADHALDELERYARGRPFTGPVRPEHLGRSA
- a CDS encoding DUF2264 domain-containing protein, with the protein product MSAPHAEPHLPPHRHPRHHPPHPPVSLPFPLPPEDRRRSAYTGWTRAHWEATADGLLRATAPYASPRNGLIAFPGARPSSSGPRSDGLEGFARTFLLAALRVAGDNGHDPHAHLSRYAEGLAAGTRSPTSAPASTGTDPDSWPRIDAVRQARVEAASVALGLRLTRPWLWDHLDDEVRARLVEWLLPALGPSPVDNNWWLFGLTVGGFLADVGIETVRAGAAIDRALARIEDWYRGDGWYSDGDNRAFDHYNAWALHFYPVLHAHLAADRTLLATYGARLSAQLDSCTRLFDANGAPLPFGRSLTYRFAATAAPWLGALTGHTPLAPGATRRLASGALRHFLDRGAVTEAGLLPLGWYGPYAPMLQSYSGPASPYWAAKGFLGLLLPADHPAWTAPEAPLPAETADTARPLGRTGLLLQSTASDGLVRLHNHGSNSTRAAPDPYYARFAYSTRTGPTAPTADGRSLPDNHFGLLLDGRPTTRGPATPHATGPGWVSSTHTPRHADGSALPGLRILSATLVHGRAELRAHLVTGAAPGTRVRQTGWATTPDGPTAQLHGVHGYDTPPRRTPTGSTLFGPGTETAVLEGRITSGPGGALFVALVSLTGEPDPAPVHTLAALRLTGHDIHVTWQDGTRAHLVLSLPPTGGDGREGPGAGA
- a CDS encoding MOSC domain-containing protein produces the protein MKLLTVNLGRPTPSEHTDAEGGTGIDKRPVDGPVAVTAPGPHGTAGSGLAGDAVVDLRHHGGDDQAVYAYAREDLDEWQRELGRELPNGYFGENLTTSGVEVTGARIGERWRVGPRLLLEVTSPRTPCRTFHGWMGEHGWIKRFTQAAVPGAYLRVIEPGEIRAGDAVDVVYRPDHEVTIGLTFQALTSRRELMPRLLEAGEALHEEARRKALKYAAQQGR
- a CDS encoding LysR family transcriptional regulator; this translates as MIEARHLRVLRAVARTGSFSAAARELGCTQPAVSQQMKALEQSAGTPLLVRAGREMRLTQAGEALVRHAVGILAGLTAAEEEIAAIAGLRAGRVRLVSFPSGSSTLVPTALAKMRAAHPGTRVSLVEAEPPRSIEMLRNGDCEIALAFRYPEVRGADPAAGAEWDDLVVRPILADRLVGLVPDGHRLAKAGTAQFAELADEAWIAGCPRCRRHLVEVCESAGFTPRIDFATDDYPAVIGLVGAGLGVAALPELTLESVRPKGATAIRMEPAVHREIVALTLPDLAQVPAVEATLDRLADAAGR
- a CDS encoding WhiB family transcriptional regulator, whose amino-acid sequence is MADFSRLPGPNADLWDWQLLAACRGVDSSLFFHPEGERGAARSARETSAKEVCMRCPVRAECAAHALAVREPYGVWGGLTEDEREELMGRARHRLIPASSMTGPAGVSGA
- a CDS encoding SDR family NAD(P)-dependent oxidoreductase; the encoded protein is MTTALITGATAGIGAAFARRLASDGHSVVLVARDEKRLHEQATELHDRHGIEAEVLSADLATEEGIAAVEARLSDTKHPVDLLVNNAGFGNKGEYLEVSMADELTMLKVHCEAVLRLTTAGVRGMRDRRRGAVVNVASVAAFVPRGTYGASKAWVVQFTQGAARDLAGSGVRLMALCPGFVRTEFHQRAGMGTDNIPGWMWLDADKLVDAAMKDLTRGKSLSIPDPRYKALMGAVKLAPRGVLGGMTSRTGRKYGPR